In Halogranum gelatinilyticum, the DNA window GGCATCTACATCCGGTCGGACGGGACCGACAAGCCTGGCCGGTTCAAGATCCGCAGCCCGTGTTTCTCGAACCTGCAAACGCTTCCCGAGATGGCACAGGGCGAGTACGTCCCCGACCTCATCGCCGCGCTCGGCAGCCTCGACATCGTGCTCGGTGAGGTGGACCGGTGACGGGCGCGTTGCTCCAGTCACAGACCCCGCTCGTCGACACCATCGCCAATCTGCTCGGCATCGACGGGACGCTCGGAGCCATCGTCGCGAGCCTGATCGGCGCGTTCCTCATCGCCAACCTGCTGTTGGTGCAGACGGCAGTCGCCGGTCCGTGGGCGAAGCGGAAAATCACTGCCGCGTTCACCGACCGTATCGCGGTCAACCGGGTCGGCCCGTTCGGCCTGCTCGTCATCGTCGCCGACGCCGTCCGACTCCTGTCGAAGGAACTCATCGTTCCCGACGGCGTCGACCGTCCCGCGTGGGACCTCGGCCCGCTCATCATCCCGTTCTCGGCACTGCTCGGCTTTGCAGTGATTCCGATGGGTTCGGGAATCCATCTCGCCGACCCCGAGACCGGCCTGGTGTTCGCCTTCGCGGCGAGCTCCATCGCGTCGCTCGGACTCGTCATGATGGGCTACGCCTCGAACAACAAGTACTCGCTGCTCGGCGGACTCCGTGCGGTCGCATCCAACATCGCGTACGAGATCCCGCTGATCGTCACGGCCGCGTCCGTGGTCATCTTCACCGGGTCGTTGCAGATGAGTACAATCGTCGCCGAACAGACCACCAACACGCTGGCGGTCGTCGGCGGCGTCGCGATCCCCCAGTGGTTCGCGTTCGTCAACCCCTTCGCGTTCGTGCTGTTCGTCGTCGCGAACCTCGCGGAGGTCGGCCGGAACCCGTTCGACGTTCCGGAAGCACCGACCGAGATCGTCGCCGGATACCAGACGGAATACTCGTCGGTCTACTTCGTGCTCATCTACCTCGGGGAGTTCATCCACATCTTCCTGGGTGGGGCACTCGCGGCGACGCTGTTCCTCGGCGGCCCGGACGGTCCGGGTCCGGCGAGTCTCGGCATCGTCTGGTTCATCGCAAAGATCTGGGCCTTCTACCTGTTCACGCAGTGGGCCCGCTCGGCGCTACCGCGGCTCCGTATCGACCAGTTCATCGAGATCGGTTGGAAGGGCATGCTCGTGCTGTCCTTCGCTAACCTGGTGCTCACGGCCATCATCGTGGGAGTGATTGTATGATCGGACTACTGAAAGGGATGGCAACGACGATGAAGCACGCACTGGACGGCGAGACGTTCACGGTCGAATATCCGGACGTCGCGCCCGAAGTGAGCCCGCGGTTCCGCGGTGTTCACAAGTTCAGCCAGGAGCGGTGTATCTGGTGTCGACAGTGTGAGAACGTCTGTCCGAACGACACGATTCAGATCGTTCAGGACGACAAGCGCAACGGCGAGCAGTACAACCTCCACATCGGCCAGTGTATCTACTGCCGACTCTGTGAGGAGGTCTGCCCCGTCGACGCCATCCTCCTGACGCAGAACTTCGAGTTCACTGCAGACACGAAGAACGAATTCGTGTACAACAAAGAACAGTTGAAGAACGTCCCGTGGTACAAGGACATCGACCCCCTCAACTCGCGCAACCCCGACCGTGGCGCGTGGATCGGCGAGGGAGAAGGCGAGGTCGACTACCAATAACATCGAGAATCCCAGGATTTCGACCGCCAGAGGCCTCGAATGCCGCTGACGGCTCTCGAAATGTTCAAAGGGATTCCTCAAGGAGACACAAACAATGGTTTATGAAACCATCGCGTTCGCGCTGTTCGCCCTCGTCACCGTGGGCTGCAGCCTCGGCGTCGTCCTCGTGCGGGACGTCTGGCATTCCGCACTCCTGCTCGGGGGCGCGCTGTTGAGCGTCGCGGTGCATTACGTGATGTTGCAGGCGGAGTTCCTCGCCGCCATGCAGATCCTCGTCTACGTAGGCGGGGTTCTCATCCTCATTACGTTCGCCGTGATGCTGACGCGTACAGAACCGGAGGTGAGTAGTACATGACAACGAAACCGCGGCTGAACGACGACTTGAACCTGCTGCCGGGCCTCGCTGCCCTCGCACTGTTCGTCGTCCTGGCTGCCGTGTTCCTGCAGACGAGCTTCGGCGCCCCGCAAGGGTTCCCGGCCGACGCGAGCATCGTCGCCAGTATCGGCTACGCGATGTTCGACCTTGACTTCGGCGCGGTGGCGGGCGAGAGCTTCCTCGTCACGTTCCTCGTGATGGCCGTCGCGCTCGACGTCGCTATCGACGCCGCCGTCTATCTGGCGAAGCGCGACGACGGCTCGTTCCTGAGCGAGACGACGAGCAAGGCTCGTGCTGCGGCGGACAACGTCGTCCGGACCGACGGCGGTGCCGACGACACTGGGGGTGAGCACTGATGGTGCCCGCAGAGTGGTATCTGCTCCTCTCGGGGCTGATGTTCTGTATCGGTCTCTTCGGCATCCTGACGCGCCGCAACGCGCTGCTGTTCCTGATGTCCGTCGAGCTGATGCTGAACGCGGCGAACATCAACCTCGTCGCCTTCTCCTACCAGTGGGGGAACGTGACGGGGCAGACGTTCAGCCTGTTCACGATGGCGCTGGCGGCCGCGGAGGTCGCCGTCGGTATCGGTATCATCCTCGTGCTGTACCGCAACTTCAACGACATCGACGTGACGAAAGCAACGACCATGAGGTGGTAAGTTATGGCAGCATTCGACTACGTTCCGGCGATCGTTCTCCTGCCGTTCCTGTCGTTCCTGATCTCGGTGGGCGTCGCGCTCTCCGGTCGGGACCTGCTGCCGAAGGGCGGTGCGTTGCCCGGAATCGCAGCGACCGCAGGGGCGTTTCTCCTCTCCGTCTGGGCGGCTATCACCGTCGCAGGCGGCGAGTACTACAACCAACATCTCTACACGTGGGCGGCCATCGAAGGCAGCTTCGAGCTGAACTTCGGCGTCCTCATCGACCCGCTCAGCTCGATGATGCTCGTCATCGTGACGCTCGTCGCGCTGCTCGTCCACGTCTTCTCGCTCGGCTACATGAACGACGACGGCCAGACGGGCCTTCCCCGGTACTACGCCGGTCTCGGCCTGTTCTCGGCGTCCATGCTTGGGTTCGTCGTCGCCGACAACCTGCTCATGGCGTTCATGTTCTTCGAGCTGGTCGGGCTCTGCTCGTACCTGCTCATCGGCTTCTGGTTCCGCCAGTCCGGCCCGCCGAGCGCGGCGAAGAAGGCGTTCCTCGTCACCCGCTTCGGTGACTACTTCTTCCTCATCGGCGTCGTCGCCGTGTTCGCCACGTTCGGCACCGCGCAGTTCGCCGGTGCCGAGGCGTTCCCGACGATGGCCGAAGAGGCACTCGCCGGTAACCTGACGGTGAACACGTTCGGCTTCGACGCCCAGACGTGGTTCACCATCGTCGGCCTGCTCGTCCTCGGTGGCGTCGTCGGCAAGTCCGCGCAGTTCCCGCTGCACACGTGGCTGCCGGACGCCATGGAGGGTCCGACGCCCGTCTCCGCGCTCATCCACGCCGCGACGATGGTCGCAGCCGGTGTGTACCTCGTCGCGCGGATGTACGGTTTCTACGCGCTGACCCCGACGACGCTCGCCATCATCGCGTTCATCGGCGGCTTCACCGCCCTGTTCGCGGCGACGATGGGCGTCGTCAAGCGCGAAATCAAACAGGTGCTCGCGTACTCGACCATCTCCCAGTACGGCTACATGATGCTCGCGCTGGGTTCGGGCGGCTACATCGCCGCGACCTTCCACCTCATGACGCACGCCTTCTTCAAGGCACTGCTGTTCCTGGGTGCGGGGTCGGTCATCATCGCGATGCACCACAACGAGAACATGTGGGACATGGGCAACCTCAAGGAGAAGATGCCCGTGACCTACGCGACGTTCCTCGCCGGCTCGCTCGCGCTCGCCGGCATCTTCCCGTTCTCGGGCTTCTGGTCCAAGGACGAGGTGCTCTACGAGGCACTCATCCACGGTCTCGGCGGCAGCCCGCTGCTGCTCGCCGCGTGGGCGATGGGCCTGCTCGCCGTGTTCTTCACCGGGTTCTACACCTTCCGGATGGTCTTCCTGACCTTCCACGGTGACGCCCGCAGCGACACGGCGCGTGACCCCGTCAGCGTCGGCTGGAACGTCAAGGGTCCGCTGGCCGTCCTCGGCGTCCTCGCCGTCGCGGCTGGCTTCATCAACATGGTGCCGGTCGCGAAGCTGACGGGTGCCGAGATCGAGTTCCTACACAAGTGGCTCGAACACGGTCCCGCCGGTCTGACGAGCGAGCACTACGGCGAACTCATCCACGACTTCGCCGGCTACAGTTCCGGCTACCTCGTCGGCGGTGAACTCGGGACCGCGCTCGTCTCGGGTGGTGTCTCGCTGGGAGTCGCCCTTGCGGGCGTGCTCCTCGCCAACTCGCTGTACAACGTCCCCGAGCCGGTCGAACACACCGACAAGCTCGGCGGCATCAAGACGCTGCTCTACAACAACTACTACCAGGACGAGTACCAGGTCTGGCTCGCGGAGGGCGTCACGATGCCCATCTCGCGCGCCGCGGACACGTTCGACCAGGGCGTCGTCGACGGCGTCGTCAACGGCGTCTCCAGCGTCTCCCTGTTCACGGGCAGTCGCCTGAAGCGCGTCCAGACGGGTGTCGTGAGTAACTACGCGACGCTCCTGACGCTCGGGCTGACGGCACTGCTCGTCGTCTTCGGTCTGCTCGGAGGGTGGTTCTGATGATTATTGAAGCACTAATCGCGTTCACGTTCGTCGCCGCGCTGGTGACCTTCGTCGCACCGAACAAGGTCGCTGGCAAGCTGGCGTTCGGACTCAGTCTGGTTCCCATCGCCGGGAGCCTCCTGATGTGGAGCCAGTTCGACGCGACCGGCAACGCCCTGCTCGGCGGGTCGCTCGCGTTCGAAGAGACCTTCGAGTGGCTCACGCTCGCGGGCTACGAACTGTCGTGGCACACCGGTGTCGACGGCATTAGTATGCCGCTGGTCGTCCTGACGACGGTGCTCACGTCGCTGGCAATCGTCAGCGCGTGGACGCCCATCGACGACCGACAGTCGCAGTTCTACGGCCTCTTCCTGTTCATGGAGGCGAACCTCCTCGGCGTCTTCACGGCGCTGGACTTCTTCATGTGGTTCATCTTCTGGGAAGCGGTCCTCATCCCGATGTACTTCCTTGTCGGCGTCTGGGGCGGCCCGCGCCGCAAGTACGCCGCGATCAAGTTCTTCGTCTACACGAACATCGCATCGCTCGTGATGTTCATCGGCTTCATGGCACTGGTCTTCGGTCTCGGTGACTCGATCACGTCGCTGGGACTGCCGGAGATCGCACAGGCGCTCCGGGCCGACGAACTCGGGACGTTCTACGGCATCGACGCCGCGACGCTGAAGCTCGTCGCCTTCGTGGCGATGTTCCTCGGCTTCGGGGTCAAGGTGCCCATCGTCCCGCTACACACGTGGCTGCCGGACGCTCACGTCGAAGCACCCACGCCAGCGTCGGTCATGCTGGCCGGGGTGCTCCTGAAGATGGGGACGTACGCGCTGCTTCGGTTCAACTTCACGATGCTGCCCGAGACCGCCTCGGCACTCGCGATTCCCATCGCCGCCATCGCAGTCCTCAGCGTCATCTACGGCGCGATGCTCGCGTTGGCCCAGCAGGACCTGAAGCGCATCGTCGCGTACTCCTCCGTCTCGTCGATGGGCTACGTCATCCTCGGTCTCATCGCCTACACCGAATTCGGTGTCGGCGGTGCGACCTTCCAGATGATCGCCCACGGTCTCATCTCGGGGCTGATGTTCATGGCGGTCGGCGTCATCTACAACACGACGCACACGCGGATGGTCGGCGACATGTCCGGCATGGCCGACCGGATGCCCGTCACGACGGGCATCTTCATCGCCGGCGCGTTCGGTTACATGGGGCTGCCGCTCATGGCCGGCTTCGCGGGTGAGTTCTTCATCTTCGTCGGCTCCTTCGGGTCGACGGTGCTCCCCTACGCGCCGCTGTTCACGGCCGCGGCGATGTTCGGTATCGTCATCGTCGCCGGCTACCTGCTGCTCGCGATGCAGCGGACGCTGTTCGGGCAGTTCCGGCTGGAGACCGACTACGAGGTCGGTCCGGCCGCCCTGCACGACACGCTCCCGCTGGCAGTCCTGCTACTGCTCGTCATCGCGCTCGGTGTCGCACCGGAGCTGTTCTTCCAGATGATCACGGACGCAGTTAATCCGATTCTCCAGACGGGAGGTGGGCTGTGATGTTGCTGCAGTCGCAACTGCCCACGTGGACGGCGCTCGCCCCGGTCCTCATCCTGGGCCTGACGGCGCTCGTCCTGCTCGTCTTCGACAGTATCGACTCGGACTCGACCAACAGCACGCTGCTGGCTGGGACCTCCGTCGTCGGGTCGCTCTCGTCGCTGGCCTTCGCGGCCGCGTTCCTCGTCGAAGGTACCGGCCAGGTGTCGACGGGCGGTGAGATCACCCTCTACGGTGACGCGCTCGTCGTCGACGGGATGGCCCTGTTCTTCATGGCCATCTTCGCCAGCGTCGTCGCGATGGTCTCCATCGCGAGCTACGACTATCTGCGTGAAGACCAGCACCAGGCCGAGTTCTACACGCTCGTCCTGTTCGCCGCGACGGGGATGGGCCTCATGGCCGCCGCGAACTCGCTTGCGGTGGCGTTCGTGGCACTCGAACTCGCCTCGCTGCCCTCGTACGCGCTCGTCGCGTTCCTGAAGAAGAACCGCGGTTCCGTCGAGGCAGGCCTGAAGTACTTCCTCATCGGCGCGGTCTCCTCGGCCGTCTTCGCGTTCGGTATCAGCCTCGTCTACGCGGCGACCGGCGCGCTGACGTTCAGCGGCGTCGCCGCCGGGCTCGAAAACACCGAGTACGTCGGCGTCGCCGGTCTCGGCGTGCTGATGATCGCTGGTGGCTTCGCGTACAAGACCGCCTCCGTCCCGTTCCACTTCTGGGCACCGGAGGCCTACGAGGGTGCACCCGCACCCATCAGCGCGTTCCTCTCGTCGGCGTCGAAGGCGGCCGGCTTCGCCGTCGCCTTCCGCGTCTTCACCGAGGCGTTCGCGCTCTCGGTCATCCCGGCGGGTATCGACTGGGTGCTGCTCTTCGGCATCCTCGCCGTCGTCACGATGACGCTCGGTAACTTCGCGGCCGCGACCCAGGACAACGTCAAGCGGATGCTTGGTTACTCCTCGATCGGCCACGCGGGTTACGCGCTCATCGGTCTCGCGGCACTCTCCGCGGGGAGCGCGCAGAACGGCAACGTCCTCGGAGCCAGCATGGCTCACCTGCTCGTCTACGGCTTCATGAACACGGGTGCGTTCCTGTTCATCGCCCTGACCGAGTACTGGGACGTCGGCCGGACCTTCGAGGACTTCAACGGCCTGGCGAAACAGGCACCCGTCGCCTGCGCGGCGATGACGGTGTTCATGTTCAGCCTCGCCGGCCTGCCGCCGTTCGGCGGGTTCTTCTCGAAGTACTTCCTGTTCGCCGGTGCCATCGGTGCCGGCTTCTGGTGGCTCGCCGCCGTCGGCGCGGTCAACAGCGCGCTGTCGCTGTTCTACTACTCCCGCGTCGTCAAGGCGATGTGGATCGAAGACCCCGACGGGGAGTTCGAACTGCAGGGCCGCCCGGTCGGTCTCTACGCTGCGGTGATGGTCGCGGCACTCGGAACGCTCGTGCTCCTGCCCGGCATCGCGCCGGTCATCGAGACGGCGCAGTCCGTCGCCGCCGCACTGTTCGCGTAGACCGACTTCCGGATTTCTCACCGTTTCTCCGTTCTTTCACCCCCCGAGCACCGCACAGCGACGCCGAACCCCCGCGTGTGGTACCCTCACCGTCGCTGTCGCCCCGTCACCCGTGAAGCGTGGGACGGTAGGCCTTTCACTCACGAGAACGACCGAGAGATATGGTCAGCCGGTTGGTGCTTGGCTGTGGCTCCGTCGGGCACGACATCGTCGACGAGATCACGGACCGTGGCGGCCGGGTCCACGTCATCACCGACGAGCAGAGTCGCGTCACCGCCCTCAGAGACGAGCGGGTCCGCGCGACCAACGCGGACCCGACGGACCCGAGTGCCTACCCGGATCACACGGACGTCGTCATCGTCGCCGACGCCGACCCCGACCGCAACCGACGAGCGGCACTCGCGGCCCGCGAGCGGTATCCCGACGCGTTCATCATGGCGACGACGGGCACCGGCGCGGACGAGGAGACGAAGGCGGCCATCGCCGCCGTCGCCGACCGCGTCGTCGACCTCGAACGGACGCTCGTCGACCGTCTGCTCGACGTCACCACCGGCGACGACGCCCAGCGGATGCGGAAACTGCTCGGCGTCCTCCGAAACCTCGACGGCCCGCTGGCGGTCGTCACACACGACAACCCCGACCCCGACGCCATCGCGAGTGCCCTCGCGTTGACGAAGGTCGCCGAGTCGGTCGGCGTCGACGCCAACGCCTGCTACTTCGGCGACATCAGCCACCAGGAGAACCGCGCGCTCGTCAACCTACTCGACATCGGGATGACGCGGCTCAACCGCGAGACGGCCGTCCAGAACTACGCTGGTGTCGCGCTCGTCGACCACTCGCGGCCCGGCGTCAACGACGGGCTTCCGACCGACACCGTCATCGACATCGTCGTCGACCACCATCCGCCGCGAGCACCGGTCGAGGCGCGCTTCGTCGACCTCCGGAGCGACGTGGGGGCGACGAGCACGCTCTTGGCCAAATATCTGAGCTTCTTCGGCATCACGCCCGACCGGACGGTGGCGACGGCACTGCTCTACGGCATCCGCGTCGACACCAAGGAGTTCACGCGCGAGGTCTCCGCGAGCGACTTCGAGGCCGCCGCGTTCCTCCGTGAGTACGCCGACGAGGGGGTGCTCGACCGTGTCGAGGCACCGAGCGTCAGCCCCGACACCTTCGAGACCATCGCCCGAGCCATCCGGAACCGGGAGGTCCGCGGCGAGGCACTGGCCTCGTCCGTCGGCGAGATCCGCGACCGCGACGCGCTCGCCCAAGCCGCCGACCGCCTCCTGAACATGGAGGGGGTGACGACGACGCTCGTCTACGGTTTCATGGACGGCACCGTCTACGCCTCCGGCCGAGCGCGCGGCGCGGACCTCGACCTCGGCGAGACGCTCAGAGACGCCTTCGACCAGATCGGCAGCGCGGGCGGCCACGCCGACATGGCGGGGGCACAGATTCCGCTCGGCATCCTCGGCGAGGTCGGTGGCGACTCGTCGGACTCGCTCGCGGACGTCGTCCGCGAGAGTATCTCCGGGCGGTTCTTCGAGACGCTTCCCGACGCACCCGCGGCCCCGGCACTCGGTGACGACCTCGCACGGGAGGTGCCGGGACTCGACCTGTCGGCAGTGGAGAGCGAACCGGCGAGCGACCCGGAGACAGAGGCGGAGCCGGCGGAAGCAGACGACTTCGAGACGGACGAGGAGGATGGCAGCACCGACGAGACGAGCGCGGTCGACCAGGGAGAGCCGGACGCGTGACTCGTGGGACGGACACCAACCTTTTGCTACCGAGCGACGTAGCGGCGACAATGAGCGGGAAAGCCACAGTGAAAGAGTATATGACGAGAGACGTCCAGACCGTCTCCCCGGACGATACGGTCTCGGACGTCGCCCGCCGTATCGTCGAAAGCGACGGACACAACGGCTTTCCCGTCTGTCAGGGACGGCGCGTCGAGGGGTTCGTGACCGCCCGCGACCTCCTCTTGGCGGACGACGAGGCACCGATCTTCACCGTGATGACGAACGACCTCGTCGTCGCTCACCCCGAGATGAAGGTCACCGACGCCGCCCGCGTCATCCTCCGGTCGGGCATCCAGAAACTGCCCGTCGTCGACGACGCGTCGAATCTCGTCGGCATCATCTCGAACACGGATGTAGTTCGTTCACAGATCGAACGAGCCACGCCCGAGAAGGTCGGCAAACTGATGCGGACGCTCGAGCAGATTCACGGTATCAACGTCACCCAGGAGAAGCGGAAAGTGAAACTCGCGGACCTCATCCCGACGCAGGCGCGGGTCTACGCCGACGAACTGGAGGGGCGACAGTACGAACTCGAACGCGGTCTCGCCGAACCGCTCGTCGTCATCGACAACGAACGGACACTCCTGCTCGCCGACGGCCACCACCGCGTGATGGCGGCGCACCGCCTCGGTATCGAGGAGATGGAGGCGTCCGTCATCGTCGTCGACGCCGATGTCGAACTCGGGATGGAGCGAACCGCCGAGAAGGAGGGACTGCACTCCATCGAAGACATCTCCGTCGTCGACTACGCCCGTCATCCGCTCGTCGAGAAGACGAAGCGGTTCCAGTGAGCGGGCAGTCGGCCCGTTTCGTTCCAGTAGCTGACTAGTCGAACCGTTTAGGTGACAGCCGAGCGACTGCCTCAGCCAATGGCCCTCGCTATCGACTTCGCTCGGTTCCTCCTCCTCGGTCTCGTCGTCGGCCTCGTCGGAACCGTCGCCCGCGACGGTCTCTCCGCGCTGTCTCGACGGACACTCGTCGGCTGGTGTGGTCTCGTCATCGTCCTCGTGGGGTTCCTGCTCGTCACGTCGCCGCGGGAGCTTCGGGACACCGGACTGCAACTCGTCGTCGTCCTGTTTCTGGCGACCGCCTTCTGGGTCTACTACGACGGCCTGGAGCGTCTCGGGAACCTCGAAGCGTCCCTGTGGGCACTCGTCGTCCTCTGTCTCGGCGGCCTGTCGCTGTTCAGCGTCGGCTACACTGTCGCCGCTGTCGTCGCCACCGCGGGCTATGTCGTTCGGACGCGAGTCGTCAGTGGGACCAGCGACCCGGCCGCGTGAGAGGCGACCGACAGAAGCGTTAACCGCGGTCCACCCGCAGAGACGACAATGTCACAGCCCTCCACGACGACCGACCGCGGCGAGGGAGGTGAGTCGCCGCCGACGGCCGACGCGACGCCCGCCGTCTCGGTGCGGAACCTCACCAAACGCTACGGCGACCTCGTCGCCGTCGACGACGTCTCGCTCGACGTCGAACCCGGCACCGTCGTCGGCCTGCTCGGCCCGAACGGCGCGGGCAAGACGACGCTCATCAAGTCGATGCTCGGGCTGGTCGTTCCCTCCACTGGCACCGTCCACATCGGCGACGTCGACGTCCACGCGGACCCGGCGACGGCCTACCGACACGTCGGCGCGATGCTCGAAGGCGCGCGCAACGTCTACTGGCGACTCACCGTCCGCGAGAACCTCAACTTCTTCGCGGGTCTCTCGGGACAGTCACCGAAGGACGTCCGCGACCGTCACGACCGTTTGCTCGAACAGTTCGGCCTGACCGACAAGGCCGACGTCGCGGTCAACGACCTCTCACGCGGCATGAAACAGAAGGTCGCCCTGGCCTGTACCCTCTCGCGGGACGTCGACGTGGCCTTCCTCGACGAGCCGACGCTCGGTCTCGACGTGGAGAGTTCGGTCGACCTCCGCCGGGAACTCCGGCGACTCGCCGACGACGAGGCGATGACGGTCGTCCTCTCCAGTCACGACATGGACGTCATCGAGGCCGTCTGCGACCGGGTCGTCATCGTCAACGAGGGGCGCGTCGTCGCCGACGACACCGTCGACGACCTCGTCGGTCTCTTCCGGACCCAGAGCTACCGGATCGCACTCGCGGGCGAGCCGTCGGCGTCGCTGCGCGAGCGGCTCGACAGCGCGTACGACGTCACCGGCTGGCAGCCCGCGAACGGTCCCGGCGAGACCGTGACGTTCGAGGTGACGCTCGCCGACGGGAGCGAACTGCACGCGCTCCTCGGCGACGTGCTCGACGCGGGCTGT includes these proteins:
- a CDS encoding ABC transporter ATP-binding protein, translating into MSQPSTTTDRGEGGESPPTADATPAVSVRNLTKRYGDLVAVDDVSLDVEPGTVVGLLGPNGAGKTTLIKSMLGLVVPSTGTVHIGDVDVHADPATAYRHVGAMLEGARNVYWRLTVRENLNFFAGLSGQSPKDVRDRHDRLLEQFGLTDKADVAVNDLSRGMKQKVALACTLSRDVDVAFLDEPTLGLDVESSVDLRRELRRLADDEAMTVVLSSHDMDVIEAVCDRVVIVNEGRVVADDTVDDLVGLFRTQSYRIALAGEPSASLRERLDSAYDVTGWQPANGPGETVTFEVTLADGSELHALLGDVLDAGCVVHDVTSLEPDLEDAFLGLTERRGESGAAAGAAANGEHGATESRREREP